A genome region from Trichosurus vulpecula isolate mTriVul1 chromosome 5, mTriVul1.pri, whole genome shotgun sequence includes the following:
- the REPIN1 gene encoding replication initiator 1 isoform X2, whose protein sequence is MGLAAVRLGLLLGGEAAPVSPYMDGRRAYKHTDREASLHSGKDRRYLSPGRSRFIRKRGWKENRLFLRSQGSPGEEPCGSGGQLPSGGGRVLRNTTGQGPLLERRCRRPPAAGPSRARLFSGSFQESLQGSEKDTHRIKLEGTVAASHGGLFQGGAYRCARCGRHFPGWAALRHHTRRRHGRPPLPCPECGRRFHHAPFLALHRLAHSGATAIPPATGFLCQVCGQNFRSWAALALHGQAHASSARAVACPKCEKRFSRASQLRAHLRQNHPPAPPPRRFICSGCGQSFAQWAELVAHKQIHVAEAQASEKVLAPRPRGRPALTAAQPGGDAADRPFQCAWCGKCFRHKPNLIAHRRVHTGERPHQCPECGKRFTNKPYLTSHRRIHTGEKPYPCTECGRRFRHKPNLLSHGKIHRRPQGSAEATSSQGSLQLPPQLLETRQDHATDTQQDQAMDLQQDQAIDSQQDQSPQQDLVDSQQDQVLDPQPDQEVDPAVPYSYDEHGRTFRNRRSLRGQQQLHPGDRPFICSECGKNFSKKTHLVAHIRIHSGERPFACLECGRRFSQGSHLAAHRRDHAPERPFICPDCGKSFRHKPYLAAHRRIHTGERPYACPDCGKAFSQKSNLVSHRRIHTGERPYACPDCERRFSQKSNLITHRKSHGREGPFICATCGEGFSHEQKLLTHQRKHVA, encoded by the exons ATGGGCCTGGCGGCGGTGAGGCTGGGCCTGCTGCTGGGCGGGGAAGCGGCACCGGTTTCCCCGTACATGGATGGGAGGCGTGCGTACAAACACACGGACCGGGAG GCATCCCTACATTCTGGAAAGGATCGGAGATATCTCTCTCCTGGGAGAAGTAGGTTCATTCGGAAACGAGGCTGGAAGGAGAACCGCCTGTTCCTGCGTTCCCAGG GGTCTCCTGGGGAAGAACCATGTGGCAGTGGGGGGCAGCTCCCTTCTGGTGGGGGCAGGGTGCTCCGAAACACTACAG GGCAAGGACCTCTGTTGGAGCGTCGATGCAGGAGACCCCCTGCTGCGGGTCCATCCCGGGCTCGGCTCTTCTCTGGATCCTTTCAAGAGTCACTCCAGGGGTCAGAGAAGGATACCCATAGGATTAAATTAGAAGGGACTGTGGCAGCTAGTCATGGGGGTCTGTTCCAGGGTGGTGCCTACCGCTGTGCCCGCTGTGGGAGGCACTTCCCTGGATGGGCAGCCTTGCGGCATCATACTCGTCGGCGCCATGGCCGTCCGCCTTTGCCCTGCCCTGAGTGTGGGCGTCGATTTCACCATGCTCCTTTCTTAGCCTTACACCGCCTGGCCCACTCTGGTGCCACAGCCATACCTCCTGCTACAGGTTTCCTCTGCCAAGTCTGTGGGCAGAATTTCAGGAGTTGGGCAGCTCTTGCACTGCATGGCCAGGCTCATGCCTCATCTGCCCGAGCAGTCGCCTGCCCCAAGTGTGAGAAACGCTTCAGCCGAGCCTCCCAATTGCGGGCACACCTGCGGCAGAACCACCCTCCAGCCCCACCACCTCGCCGTTTCATCTGCAGTGGCTGTGGTCAAAGCTTTGCACAGTGGGCTGAGCTAGTTGCCCACAAGCAGATTCATGTGGCTGAAGCACAGGCGTCAGAAAAAGTCCTTGCGCCTCGGCCCCGGGGCCGCCCGGCACTTACTGCTGCCCAGCCAGGTGGTGATGCTGCTGACCGACCCTTCCAGTGTGCCTGGTGTGGCAAATGTTTCCGTCACAAGCCGAACCTCATTGCCCACCGCCGTGTGCATACTGGTGAACGTCCTCATCAGTGCCCTGAGTGTGGGAAACGGTTCACTAATAAGCCCTACCTGACCTCCCACCGTCGAATTCATACCGGTGAGAAGCCTTATCCCTGCACTGAATGTGGGCGCCGCTTCCGTCACAAACCCAACCTTTTGTCCCATGGCAAGATTCACCGGCGCCCTCAGGGCTCTGCAGAGGCCACCAGTAGCCAAGGGAGTTTACAGCTTCCACCTCAGCTATTGGAGACTCGGCAAGATCACGCCACAGACACCCAGCAGGACCAGGCCATGGATCTTCAGCAGGACCAGGCCATAGACTCCCAGCAGGATCAGTCCCCTCAGCAAGATCTGGTGGACTCCCAGCAGGATCAGGTTTTGGATCCTCAGCCGGACCAGGAAGTGGATCCTGCTGTCCCCTATAGCTATGATGAGCATGGTCGCACCTTCCGGAACCGAAGGTCTTTGCGAGGTCAGCAGCAGCTACATCCTGGAGATCGTCCTTTCATATGCAGTGAATGTGGAAAGAACTTCAGTAAGAAGACCCACTTGGTGGCCCACATCCGTATCCACTCAGGTGAGCGGCCCTTTGCTTGCCTGGAATGTGGGCGCCGTTTCTCACAAGGAAGTCACCTGGCAGCCCACCGACGTGACCATGCCCCAGAGCGGCCCTTCATTTGCCCTGACTGTGGCAAGTCCTTTAGGCACAAGCCCTATCTGGCGGCCCACCGCCGCATCCACACAGGTGAGAGGCCTTATGCCTGTCCTGACTGTGGCAAGGCCTTCAGCCAGAAATCCAACCTTGTGTCCCACCGGCGCATCCATACAGGTGAGCGGCCTTATGCTTGCCCTGATTGTGAGAGGCGTTTCAGTCAGAAATCCAACCTCATCACGCACCGCAAGAGCCATGGTCGAGAGGGGCCATTCATCTGTGCCACCTGTGGTGAGGGCTTCAGTCATGAGCAAAAGCTCCTGACCCATCAGAGGAAGCATGTGGCCTGA
- the REPIN1 gene encoding replication initiator 1 isoform X1: MGLAAVRLGLLLGGEAAPVSPYMDGRRAYKHTDREASLHSGKDRRYLSPGRSRFIRKRGWKENRLFLRSQGSPGEEPCGSGGQLPSGGGRVLRNTTAGQGPLLERRCRRPPAAGPSRARLFSGSFQESLQGSEKDTHRIKLEGTVAASHGGLFQGGAYRCARCGRHFPGWAALRHHTRRRHGRPPLPCPECGRRFHHAPFLALHRLAHSGATAIPPATGFLCQVCGQNFRSWAALALHGQAHASSARAVACPKCEKRFSRASQLRAHLRQNHPPAPPPRRFICSGCGQSFAQWAELVAHKQIHVAEAQASEKVLAPRPRGRPALTAAQPGGDAADRPFQCAWCGKCFRHKPNLIAHRRVHTGERPHQCPECGKRFTNKPYLTSHRRIHTGEKPYPCTECGRRFRHKPNLLSHGKIHRRPQGSAEATSSQGSLQLPPQLLETRQDHATDTQQDQAMDLQQDQAIDSQQDQSPQQDLVDSQQDQVLDPQPDQEVDPAVPYSYDEHGRTFRNRRSLRGQQQLHPGDRPFICSECGKNFSKKTHLVAHIRIHSGERPFACLECGRRFSQGSHLAAHRRDHAPERPFICPDCGKSFRHKPYLAAHRRIHTGERPYACPDCGKAFSQKSNLVSHRRIHTGERPYACPDCERRFSQKSNLITHRKSHGREGPFICATCGEGFSHEQKLLTHQRKHVA; encoded by the exons ATGGGCCTGGCGGCGGTGAGGCTGGGCCTGCTGCTGGGCGGGGAAGCGGCACCGGTTTCCCCGTACATGGATGGGAGGCGTGCGTACAAACACACGGACCGGGAG GCATCCCTACATTCTGGAAAGGATCGGAGATATCTCTCTCCTGGGAGAAGTAGGTTCATTCGGAAACGAGGCTGGAAGGAGAACCGCCTGTTCCTGCGTTCCCAGG GGTCTCCTGGGGAAGAACCATGTGGCAGTGGGGGGCAGCTCCCTTCTGGTGGGGGCAGGGTGCTCCGAAACACTACAG CAGGGCAAGGACCTCTGTTGGAGCGTCGATGCAGGAGACCCCCTGCTGCGGGTCCATCCCGGGCTCGGCTCTTCTCTGGATCCTTTCAAGAGTCACTCCAGGGGTCAGAGAAGGATACCCATAGGATTAAATTAGAAGGGACTGTGGCAGCTAGTCATGGGGGTCTGTTCCAGGGTGGTGCCTACCGCTGTGCCCGCTGTGGGAGGCACTTCCCTGGATGGGCAGCCTTGCGGCATCATACTCGTCGGCGCCATGGCCGTCCGCCTTTGCCCTGCCCTGAGTGTGGGCGTCGATTTCACCATGCTCCTTTCTTAGCCTTACACCGCCTGGCCCACTCTGGTGCCACAGCCATACCTCCTGCTACAGGTTTCCTCTGCCAAGTCTGTGGGCAGAATTTCAGGAGTTGGGCAGCTCTTGCACTGCATGGCCAGGCTCATGCCTCATCTGCCCGAGCAGTCGCCTGCCCCAAGTGTGAGAAACGCTTCAGCCGAGCCTCCCAATTGCGGGCACACCTGCGGCAGAACCACCCTCCAGCCCCACCACCTCGCCGTTTCATCTGCAGTGGCTGTGGTCAAAGCTTTGCACAGTGGGCTGAGCTAGTTGCCCACAAGCAGATTCATGTGGCTGAAGCACAGGCGTCAGAAAAAGTCCTTGCGCCTCGGCCCCGGGGCCGCCCGGCACTTACTGCTGCCCAGCCAGGTGGTGATGCTGCTGACCGACCCTTCCAGTGTGCCTGGTGTGGCAAATGTTTCCGTCACAAGCCGAACCTCATTGCCCACCGCCGTGTGCATACTGGTGAACGTCCTCATCAGTGCCCTGAGTGTGGGAAACGGTTCACTAATAAGCCCTACCTGACCTCCCACCGTCGAATTCATACCGGTGAGAAGCCTTATCCCTGCACTGAATGTGGGCGCCGCTTCCGTCACAAACCCAACCTTTTGTCCCATGGCAAGATTCACCGGCGCCCTCAGGGCTCTGCAGAGGCCACCAGTAGCCAAGGGAGTTTACAGCTTCCACCTCAGCTATTGGAGACTCGGCAAGATCACGCCACAGACACCCAGCAGGACCAGGCCATGGATCTTCAGCAGGACCAGGCCATAGACTCCCAGCAGGATCAGTCCCCTCAGCAAGATCTGGTGGACTCCCAGCAGGATCAGGTTTTGGATCCTCAGCCGGACCAGGAAGTGGATCCTGCTGTCCCCTATAGCTATGATGAGCATGGTCGCACCTTCCGGAACCGAAGGTCTTTGCGAGGTCAGCAGCAGCTACATCCTGGAGATCGTCCTTTCATATGCAGTGAATGTGGAAAGAACTTCAGTAAGAAGACCCACTTGGTGGCCCACATCCGTATCCACTCAGGTGAGCGGCCCTTTGCTTGCCTGGAATGTGGGCGCCGTTTCTCACAAGGAAGTCACCTGGCAGCCCACCGACGTGACCATGCCCCAGAGCGGCCCTTCATTTGCCCTGACTGTGGCAAGTCCTTTAGGCACAAGCCCTATCTGGCGGCCCACCGCCGCATCCACACAGGTGAGAGGCCTTATGCCTGTCCTGACTGTGGCAAGGCCTTCAGCCAGAAATCCAACCTTGTGTCCCACCGGCGCATCCATACAGGTGAGCGGCCTTATGCTTGCCCTGATTGTGAGAGGCGTTTCAGTCAGAAATCCAACCTCATCACGCACCGCAAGAGCCATGGTCGAGAGGGGCCATTCATCTGTGCCACCTGTGGTGAGGGCTTCAGTCATGAGCAAAAGCTCCTGACCCATCAGAGGAAGCATGTGGCCTGA